The Pseudogulbenkiania sp. MAI-1 sequence CATCGCTGACCTGCGGGTTCGGCGGCATCGGCACCGAGCCCCACACGCCGGAACCGCCAGCCTTGACCTTGGCGACCAGCTTGGCTTCCGCCCCCTTGTCGCCGGCATATTTCTTGGCCACTTCCTTGTACGACGGCCCCACCACCTTCTTGTCCATCGAATGACAGGCCAGGCAGTTGTATTTCTGGGCCAGTTGCGCGCTGGCCATGGCCGGCGTTGTGACTACAGCCAGCATGGCAGCAGCCAGCAGCGTCTTTTTCATACCTCTCTCCTTAAGATCTGAAAGAAATACACCCGGATGCCGGGCGCTCAACCCGACAGCTAACCATAACACCTACAACGCTACCTTGAGTTGTGTCAGAAAAATACTTTCCAACACGCGAACCGGCAACATCAGGATGACCTGGATGATCAGGAACAGGATCAGCGGCGAGAGGTCCACCCCTCCCACGGCCGCCTTGCGGAACGGCCGCAGGAACGGCCGGGTCAGCGCGTCCAGGATCGGCGTGAGCGGGTTGTACGGGTTCACCCAGCTCATGACGGCCTGCACGATGACCGCCCCCATCAAGAGATACAACGACTGGCGGAACACGTCCAGCAAGGACAGGAACAGCAGTCCCAGCCAGGTCTCCGGTGCGCTGAAACTGTACGGCAAGGGATTGAGCGCCAGTATCAGCACGTTGCTGAGCAGGCCGACCAGCAGGGCGAGAAGCAGCGTGGCGGTGTCGTAGCCATGCACGCTCGGCACCAGCTTGCGTAGCGGCAGCACGGCAAAATTGGTCACCGCCATCACAAACTGCGACAGCGGATGCTTAAACGGCGCCCGCACCACCTGCAGGTAGAAGCGCAGCAACAACACCAGCACGAACAGGCCGGCCAGCGTCTTGATCAGGAATTGCAGGGTCTCGGCGATCATCTCAGTCCTGGCTCAGCAATTGTCCCAGCTCCACGGAACGGGCCCGGCAATCCTGCACGCCCGCCTGAATCGCCGCCTTGACGCCTTCGGCCTCGAAGCGGGCGATGGCGCGCTCGGTGGTGCCGCCCTTGGAAGTGACGTTGGCACGCAGCGTGGCCACGTCGAGTTCGCTCTGCTTGGCAAGCTCCACCGCACCGTCGAAGGTGCCCAGCACCAGCTCCCGCGCGGTGGCGTCGTCGAAGCCGAACTCGCGCGCCTTGGCGATCATCGACTCGATGAAGTAGAACACGTAGGCCGGGCCGCTGCCGGAAATGGCGGTGATGTCGTCGATGCCGCCTTCGCTCTCGACCCAGAACACCTTGCCCACCGCCGCCATGATGGCGGCGGCGTTTTTCTTGTCGGACTCGTCCAGTCCGAGCGGGGCGAACAACCCGGAGACGCCCTTGCCGACCATGGCCGGAGTATTCGGCATCACCCGCACGATGCGCCCGCTGCCGAGCCAGCGCGCCAGCGCCGCCACGCCGACCCCGGCGGCGATCGACACCACCAGCGCATTGTCCAGCCCCGGCGCGAGCGAGAGGCACACGTCCTTGAGCTGTTGCGGCTTGACCGCCAGCACCACCACGTCGGCGGCGGAGAGCTGGGCGGGCGGCTGCTCCAGCGCGGTCACGCCGTAGCTCTGCTCGAGCTGGGCGCGCTTGTCGGCGGAGGGCTCGACCACGCGGATGCTGTGGTCGCCCTGCCTGACCAGGCCGCTGATGATGGCGGAAGCCATGTTGCCGCCGCCGATGAAGGTGATCTGCATGCTGAGTCCTCTATTTGTCGATTGTATACTGTAGCCAAAATGGCCAGCCCATTATGCCGGATACGATCGCGAACCGAAAATCGCCGTGCCTACCCGCACCAGGGTCGAGCCTTCGCGCACCGCCAGTTCCAGGTCGGACGACATGCCCATCGACAGAGTATCGAGCGCCATGCCCTGTTGCACCAGTTCGTCGCGAAGGCGGCACAACAGGGTGAACTGGGCGGCCAGCCGGGCCGGGTCGGCAGTCGGCTCGGGAATGCACATCAGGCCGCGCAATCTGAGCCGGGGCAGGGCGGCGACGGCTTGCGCCAGCGCCACCGCCTCGTGCGGCGCGCAGCCGCTTTTGCTGGCCTCGCCCGACACGTTGACCTGCAGGCAGACGTTGAGCGGCGGCAACGACTCAGGACGCTGCACCGACAGGCGCTCGGCGATTTTCAGGCGCTCGACCGAGTGCACCCAGTGCGCCAGCTCGGCCACCGGCCGCGTCTTGTTGGATTGCAGCGGCCCGATGAAGTGCCACTCGATGTCCAGCCCCGCCAGCTCGGCGCCCTTGGCCTGCAGCTCCTGCACGTAATTCTCGCCGAAGGCGCGCTGCCCGGCGGCGTACGCATCCTGGATGGCGTCGCAGGGAAAGGTCTTGCTGACCGCGAGCAGGCGCACCGAGCCCGGCGCGCGCCCGGCGGCGACCTCGGCCGCGGCAAGCCGCCGGCGCACCGCCTCCAGGGAAGACGAAATGGCTGAGGATGGAATGGTTGGCGTCATGATGTCCTAAGTGCGAGCGCAACGCTGTGCCGCCACGGGCAGGGACTATCCCCACTGCATCAGCATACCAAGTCCTGACGCTTATGCTTACAATCAGGAAAAGGTCATGCCGGTGGTCTGGCGTCGGCGGCCCGCCGTAGCGCTATCGAATTGGGGAGAATTATAAATGGAAATTTCCGAGCTCTTGGCATTCACCGTCAAGAACAAGGCGTCGGACCTGCACCTGTCGGCCGGCTTGCCACCGATGATCCGGGTCAACGGCGACGTGCGCCGCATCAACCTGCCGCCGCTCGAGCACCACGACGTGCACGACAAGGTGTACGACATCATGAACGACTTCCAGCGCAAGGCGTTCGAGGAGATGATGGAGTGCGACTTCTCGTTCGAGCTGCCCGGCATCGCCCGCTTCCGCGTCAACGCCTTCATGCAGAACCGCGGCATGGGGGCGGTGTTCCGGGTGATTCCGTCCAAGGTGCTGACGCTGGAGGAATTGTCGGCGCCGAAGATCTTCCAGGAGATCGCGAGCTACCCGCGCGGCCTGGTGCTGGTGACCGGGCCGACCGGCTCCGGCAAGTCGACCACGCTGGCGGCGATGATCGACTATATCAATGAGAACGATTTCTCCCACATCCTCACCGTGGAAGACCCGATCGAATTCGTCCACCAGAGCAAGCGCTGCATGATCAACCAGCGCGAGCTGGGGCAACAGACGCACAGCTTCGCCAACGCGCTGCGCTCGGCGCTGCGCGAAGACCCGGACGTGATCCTGGTGGGCGAGATGCGCGACCTGGAGACCATCCGCCTGGCCATGACGGCGGCGGAAACCGGCCACCTGGTGTTCGGCACGCTGCATACCAGTTCGGCCGCCAAGACCGTGGACCGTATCGTCGACGTGTTCCCGGCCGGCGAGAAGGAGATGGTGCGCTCGATGCTGTCGGAAAGCCTGCGCGCGGTGATCTCGCAGACGCTGCTGAAGACCAAGGACGGCAGCGGGCGGGTGGCGGCGCACGAGATCATGATCGGCACGCCGGCCATCCGCAACCTGATCCGCGAGAACAAGATCGCCCAGATCAACTCGATGATCCAGACCGGCCAGCAGTACGGCATGCAGACGCTGGACCAGTGCCTGCAGGAGCTGGTGCGGCGCAACATCGCCTCGCCGGCCGAGGCGCGGCAGAAGGCCAGCAACAAGGACTTGTTCTAAGAACCGCTAACAAAACCCTCTTGGCGTTGTTGCGCGGCCTTGCCGTACAACTTTGTACTGTCTGCGGCCGCGCGCCTAGCCAAGACCG is a genomic window containing:
- a CDS encoding type IV pilus twitching motility protein PilT; translation: MEISELLAFTVKNKASDLHLSAGLPPMIRVNGDVRRINLPPLEHHDVHDKVYDIMNDFQRKAFEEMMECDFSFELPGIARFRVNAFMQNRGMGAVFRVIPSKVLTLEELSAPKIFQEIASYPRGLVLVTGPTGSGKSTTLAAMIDYINENDFSHILTVEDPIEFVHQSKRCMINQRELGQQTHSFANALRSALREDPDVILVGEMRDLETIRLAMTAAETGHLVFGTLHTSSAAKTVDRIVDVFPAGEKEMVRSMLSESLRAVISQTLLKTKDGSGRVAAHEIMIGTPAIRNLIRENKIAQINSMIQTGQQYGMQTLDQCLQELVRRNIASPAEARQKASNKDLF
- a CDS encoding YggS family pyridoxal phosphate-dependent enzyme, which produces MTPTIPSSAISSSLEAVRRRLAAAEVAAGRAPGSVRLLAVSKTFPCDAIQDAYAAGQRAFGENYVQELQAKGAELAGLDIEWHFIGPLQSNKTRPVAELAHWVHSVERLKIAERLSVQRPESLPPLNVCLQVNVSGEASKSGCAPHEAVALAQAVAALPRLRLRGLMCIPEPTADPARLAAQFTLLCRLRDELVQQGMALDTLSMGMSSDLELAVREGSTLVRVGTAIFGSRSYPA
- the proC gene encoding pyrroline-5-carboxylate reductase translates to MQITFIGGGNMASAIISGLVRQGDHSIRVVEPSADKRAQLEQSYGVTALEQPPAQLSAADVVVLAVKPQQLKDVCLSLAPGLDNALVVSIAAGVGVAALARWLGSGRIVRVMPNTPAMVGKGVSGLFAPLGLDESDKKNAAAIMAAVGKVFWVESEGGIDDITAISGSGPAYVFYFIESMIAKAREFGFDDATARELVLGTFDGAVELAKQSELDVATLRANVTSKGGTTERAIARFEAEGVKAAIQAGVQDCRARSVELGQLLSQD
- a CDS encoding YggT family protein, with protein sequence MIAETLQFLIKTLAGLFVLVLLLRFYLQVVRAPFKHPLSQFVMAVTNFAVLPLRKLVPSVHGYDTATLLLALLVGLLSNVLILALNPLPYSFSAPETWLGLLFLSLLDVFRQSLYLLMGAVIVQAVMSWVNPYNPLTPILDALTRPFLRPFRKAAVGGVDLSPLILFLIIQVILMLPVRVLESIFLTQLKVAL
- a CDS encoding c-type cytochrome, with translation MKKTLLAAAMLAVVTTPAMASAQLAQKYNCLACHSMDKKVVGPSYKEVAKKYAGDKGAEAKLVAKVKAGGSGVWGSVPMPPNPQVSDADLKTLVKWILSQK